The following DNA comes from Deltaproteobacteria bacterium.
GTTTCGCGACGACCCCGTGCTGCTGTGGTGCTCGGGCAAGACCGGCCGCCAGCTCAAGGACCTTTGCGACGCGGGCCGACTGGCGAAGCAGATCAACCCCGACCTGCCCGTCGTCTTCGGCGGCTGGCACGCGCAGATGGCGGTCGATTCCACGCTCAACACCCCGTACGTGGACTACGTGGTGAAGACGCAGGGCGAAACGACGCTGCCCGAGCTGGCGCGGCGTTTCGCGGCGCGCGAGGACGTGACGGGGATGGACGGCGTGTCGGGCAAGTCGCCGGACGGGCGCACGTGGCACGGCAAGGAGGTCGATTGGGTCCGCGAGCTGGACACCTTCGGCCCGCTGCCGTGGGAGATGGTGGACATGGAGTTCTACATCACCGGCGACAACGGCCGTTGCCAGCCGATGGTGGTGGGCGCCAAGCGCACGATCAACTACACCTACTCGCGCGGCTGCCACGGCATGTGCAGCTTCTGCCACATCACCGCGCTGTGGAACCGCGGGTGGTTTTCGCAGACACCCAAGTTCGTGCTCGACGAGATCGGCCGGCTCGTGAACGAGTTCAAGGTGGAAGGCATCGACTTCCACGACTCCAACTTCTTCACGGGCCAGAAGCGCGCCATGCAGATCGTGGACGGCATCATCGAGCGCGGCTACCAGTTCATCTGGAAGTGCTCGGTGCGCGCGGATCAGGTCAACGCGATGTCCGACAGCGAGATGGAACGCATCACGAAGGCCGGCTGCACCGAGTTCGCCATCGGCGCCGAGGGCGGCACGAACCGCGTCATGGGGCTCGTGGCGAAGGAGATCGTGCCCTCGGACGTCATCGAGTGCTCGCACCGGTGCGCCAAGTGGGGCATCCTGCCCGAGTACTCGTTCATGGTCGGTTTCCCCGACGAGAAGAATTGGGACGACTCGAAGGCGACGCTGGCGTTCATGGCGCGGCTGCGCCAGATCGCGCCGAACGCGCTGGCCGAGTACTTCTACTACACGCCGTTCCCCGGGACGCCGCT
Coding sequences within:
- a CDS encoding B12-binding domain-containing radical SAM protein, giving the protein MRKIVFAVPREEDPVIFAYAPLAILSLAKQVKLAGFEPVILDAKQIKDDFLPRLEKEFRDDPVLLWCSGKTGRQLKDLCDAGRLAKQINPDLPVVFGGWHAQMAVDSTLNTPYVDYVVKTQGETTLPELARRFAAREDVTGMDGVSGKSPDGRTWHGKEVDWVRELDTFGPLPWEMVDMEFYITGDNGRCQPMVVGAKRTINYTYSRGCHGMCSFCHITALWNRGWFSQTPKFVLDEIGRLVNEFKVEGIDFHDSNFFTGQKRAMQIVDGIIERGYQFIWKCSVRADQVNAMSDSEMERITKAGCTEFAIGAEGGTNRVMGLVAKEIVPSDVIECSHRCAKWGILPEYSFMVGFPDEKNWDDSKATLAFMARLRQIAPNALAEYFYYTPFPGTPLFKDYAQRFMPKHETLEDYVNFSTYAPNMPWVDDKLPVLLKMATRFYFKFAIPNSDLRRKMAQKNLMGFGLRMMTRISNWRVQKRVYAFPIEYRLARFVKDVLIGKLGVMKKVAQEVA